The sequence below is a genomic window from Oncorhynchus nerka isolate Pitt River linkage group LG7, Oner_Uvic_2.0, whole genome shotgun sequence.
gatacactgaactctatcagagaagtagttggtgaaccaggtgataCAACTTGATACAACATGTTGAACAGTAAtataatggttcattggatcagtttaaaactttgcacatacactgctgccatctagtggccaaaatctaaattgctcctaaactggaataatacattgtggcCATATTTGCATTTAAAATATGGAACAAAAAAATCTGATaaaatgcatgtttttttctttgtattatcttttaccagatctaatgtgttatattctcctacactaatttaacatttccacaaacttcaaaacgtttcctttcaaatggtatcaataatatgcatatccttgctttcaggtcctgagctacaggcagttggatttgggtatgtcattttaggcgaaaatgtttttttgttatttttaagGGTCAGATCCTTAAATATCTGCTGTCTTCAGCTTCGGTATGCTACTGTATTACAATGTTTTTTGATTTCATAACCCAAATGACATCGACGACCACCAAGGTCTCCctgccccaccccacccccaccccctgtcCCCATCTCGTTCACGTACACAATCGGGTGCCTTTCTTTCTTATCACCGCTATTCGCTCGGGGCGCTTGGTTAGGGTTACAACGGAGTTCTAAACATCACTTGTATGTGGGCTTTCCAGGAAATGGAGGAATGAGTGTGTAGCAAGCGACACAGAGGGAGGGGAAACCGAAAAGGCGTTAACTGCAAGTTCCACACAGGACGTGAGCGAGGTAAGAACAATTTAGACTACATTGTTACTCACCAAACTCGCGTGAAAGGTTGTTATTAATTAAGTCATAACGGTTTACAGTAAGACCTTATTTTTCCTGCTGCTTGTTTGTATTAGTTTATATAAACTATCGAATTTATCTGACTGACTATAGCAGATAGTGCGTCCAAGCCCTTGGTCGACATCGGTTATGTTTATCATTGAAATTAGTCAAATATCTGAAAGTTAGTGCAAGACTGCACATTGCGAGTAGTTAACGTTACCCATCCAAAAACGAATCAGTCCTGTCTCCTTTAGGTATTCCAGTTCCAGCAGCAACACTTGAAACAAAAAGATGAGTGACGAAAATCAACCTCAAGTTGAACTTTTTGTGAAGGTAAGCAACGTCATCAAATCCATTCTGTGACATGCATAATCATATCTTGGACAAGTTACTTTGTAAACAATGCGCCATTACTTTTCGCTGCCaaaatgtcattatgtggtacAATGTAATCTATTTTACTAAAACGTCATTATAACCCACGCATTTCTGCAGCAAGATAACTTATCAGTGAGAAAAGTAAACTGTTGCCACTGGTCCCTCGCATCATTTGTTTGAAGACTGAATGCCTAGAGAAAGCAGGCCTAAGGGTTTTCATGGTATTCATAAGTTGGTAGATAGGGCGGCCATATATTACGCTATATTTGATTAACATATTAGCCATGCCTATTGCTGTACCCCATTTGGCACATCAGTTCAATGGCCAGAACATTTTATAATCTAATTAAATGCACATTAAGATAATACATATGATATATAGGCTCCttaatctatactgaacaaaaatataaacgtaacatgtaaagtgttgatcccatgtttcttGAGCTAACAACAAAAATCCCTGAAAttttccatactcacaaaaagcttatttctctcaaatattgtgcacctgttagtgagaatttcctcctttgccaagataatacatccaccttacagttgtggcatatcaaggaagctgattaaacagcatgattattacacacgTGCACCTtgagctggggacaataaaaggccactctaaaatgtgcagttttgtcacacaacacaattccaGGATGTTTTAAGTTTTGACGGAGCATGGAGCTGGCATGCAGgactgtccaccagagctgttgccagataatttattgttaatttcaataccataagcctcctccaacgttgttttaaataatttggcagtacgtccaaccgtcctcacaaccgcagaccacgtgtaaccacgccagtccaggacctccacatccggcatcttcacctgctggatcatctgagaccagccacccggacagttgatgaaactgtgggtgtgcacaactgaagaatttcagAAACCTCcgagaagctcatctgcgtgctcgtcgtcctcaccagggtcttgacctgactgcagtttggcgtcataAACGacatcagtgggcaaatgctcacctttaatggccactggcacgctggagaagtgtgctcttcacggatgaatccggacttcaactgtaccgggcagatggcagacatcgtgtatggcgtcgtgtgggccaGCGGTTTGCTGTTGtacatgttgtgaacagagttccccatggtAGCAGtggggtatgggcaggcataagctatggacaatgaacacaattccattttatcaatggcaagattctgaggcccattgtcgtgctatTCGTCCACCGCCATCACGCCATACACAATGTCTGCCAtttaagaggagtgggacaacattccacaggccacaatcaacagcctgatcagctctatgcaaaggagatgtatCGCACTGCATGAGTCAAGTGGTggacacaccagatactgactggttttctgatccacatccctaccttttttttaaggtatctgcgACTAACAGATGctaatctgtattcccagtcatgtgaaatccaaagattagggcctaaaataatttatttaaattgacggatttccttatatgaactgtaactcagtaaaatctttgaaattcttgcatttatatttttgttcagtgtatatttcaTAAGCTGGCCAGAGCAGCCCAGGGGTGTGGTCATTCAGAGGAAAACACGGTCTAATATAAGGTATATAGGGTACCCTTTTTTCACTCTCTTATAATGATTTCTCTGTGTGAATATCTAGACTTAGAACCCTTTTTTCTCATCAGGTATGAAAGATATCCTTGTGGTAGCAGCTTAAAATACTTACTTCCTGTTCATTTCCCCACCATTCAAATTTCAAGAGACCCACAGCCCTGCTCTGTCACACATTACTCTTTGAGGGTAATCACTCTTTGACTTCCCCGATCTCTCTTGGGTAGTATATGATCTTCTTGTTCGGATGAATGACCATAATATGTGGCCTTCTATCCCATTCTAGGCAGGCAGTGATGGCCAGAGCATTGGCAACTGTCCGTTCTCCCAGCGCCTCTTCATGGTGCTGTGGCTTAAAGGAGTAACGTTCAACGTCACCACCGTGGACATGAAGAGGTCTGTCTAATGCCTATCAATCTATATTTATATTACATATACATTTATATTACATATACATTTATATTACATTTGCACATGTCTAAGCTACTTACTCACTCTAATGCTGTCAttgtttcccctctctccctctgtcatttctctctctcttgatagGAAACCAGACATCCTTAAGGACCTAGCACCTGGTGCTCAGCCCCCCTTCCTGCTCTATGGGACGGAGGTGAAAACAGACACCAACAAGATAGAAGAGTTCCTGGAGGAGAACCTGTCCCCTCCAAAGTAATCACTCCTTCCATCATTCTATTCTTATTCCATCCTCTGATCAAACCATCAAACAGTTATGCTGCTACTTGCATCAAGCTGTTCCATATCCTTCCAGATCTATGTTCATAGGTGGCACATgaatttcaagtttggggaagcacattttttttataataaagcattccaTGCATCTATCATCGCATTTGTAGACTTATGTAAGATAGCCTACTATTCTGAGTAGATTGGATAGTCATCATTTAGGCTAATAGTATAACTCAATCACTGTTTCCAAAAAATACCCTTCAATGCATCGCTGAGCGTGTTGTGGCGCagagtaggcctaggctataggctatatcagataCGTTTCTTCCCCTTTCTTTTCACAGGAAAAAATGTGGCcttttataaacacatttcattTCAATTCTACTAAACTTTGTATGACTGGAGACATGAGCAGAATATTTTTGAATAAAACAAAAAGTACAGGGTTACAAAAAGTATAGGCTACTGCTGACAATAATCAATAATCAATAATTACGACCTTGTCTGCAGGCATCTAATCTAGGCCTACGAAAAGGGGAGACAGAAATTATACAGATGGCCATCTAACCTGGAGGAGGAAATGATTGTCCAAAAACAAAGTTTCAAGTTGCACTGATCTAATGATGAGTGAATATGCGCACTCACCGGGGATAAGGAGGATGCGCTCTGCTGGTGCCAATAAGATAGGCTCTGGTTTGCTCAAATTGAGAATTTTGATAACAAAAAAATAGATTAGAGACTTTTTATTGTCTTCTCTTTCCAGCGATAGCAATTGTATTTTGAAATATAGTGATATGCCTGGCACTATTTTAGctgcttttcactgacagtcATAACACAACAATAATCTATTTGGTATTTAAATGCGCGCAGTGCCCAAATTGCGGGCCTTCCAACTGTAGGCTATTCACTTGTGATTTAGAACAATCCACAGCTTGTTTTTTTTTATGAAGTTAATGATCATCTGGGGCCAAACCATGCTTTCTGGTGTACTTGCTTATTTGGAATGTTTTGAATTATTTCTGTATAGACAAAAGTAATTATACAAGGTTGACAATTTCCTTCAATTTACTTTAGGAGAAGCTTAGCTTCCTTTGTATAATcatttgtgtgtgttgtttgccTCTGTAAAGTATGTTGATAGGTTATGTACTGTCCTTGCATGTACTTTATGTGTTTAACGTTACTTCCTGTGTTCCTCTCTGAAGACAACATGCTTTCTCCCATGATAACTTGCTGACTGAGGTCTGCTAGATGGCAAATTTGTAATACGTCCTCCACCCCCTTCCCAGATACCCCCGCATGGCTTCCAGGAACCCTGAGTCTAACACAGCCGGCCTGGATGTGTTCTCCAAGTTCTCGGCCTACATCAAGAATTCAAACCCCCAGCTCAATGACAGTGAGTGACAATGACAACTCAGGATGAACTGAGCCCGACCCTTTCATGTACAGAAACACTATTGCGTGTTAACAAGCACCTGCAAGAACTCCCACAATCTGTCTCTGTATTCCAGAGCAGCAGGGAGTGTCTTTGTTAATGGCATTATGCTCTGAGCCTTGCGTCTCTTCACAAACCGGTTGCCTGTGGTCTTGTATTTTTAGCAGCGCTTTCAGAAGTACAGTGAAAAGTACACACTAAGATAAGCATTTGTTATGTGCAATGAGTCATTTTAAATTACTCTTTAACTCAGCAATTTACATCTGTACCTCAAGTCCTCAAGTCCAATTATGTTTTTGTTCAAATAATTaaagtaattatatttctatgggtgttagtcatgttagtcatattTCCTTTGTATTGTGCATTGTTTCATGGTGCAGCACATTCAATTCCTGTTTCAATATAATTGCAGGGAGCTCTCTGAAGGCTTTACTTGCATGATACTAGTGAGGAGCTTTAGCTTTGCGCGTACTACAGTTTGTTTATGTACGTGTCCGTCTTAATAAATGTGTTGTActttgtgtgttctctgtgtggtcAGACCTAGAGAAAGGCCTGCTCAAGGCCCTGAAGAAGCTAGATGACTACCTTGGCTCACCACTTCCTGAGGAGATTGACGAGACTAGTGCTGATGAGGTCACTTCTTCCGCCCGCCCCTTCCTGGATGGGCAGGACCTCACTCTGGCCGACTGCAACTTGCTGCCCAAGCTGAACATCGTCAAGGTAATTCTTTGTTTTAAGCCCTGCTTGTGGCCTAGTGTGAAGTCCATAATCAAATCAGTATTAATTGGGGTTGGTGGACCACTTGTGAGCTAAATGCTGCCACATGTACAACATTAACTTCAGTGCGAACTGCAAAGATCCAATGGGCTCTTTTGATCAGTCCTTTTTGGACTATAAACATTTCTTGGCTATAACTGTTACTTTTCTTGTCTTTACTTTTTGGGATCTTACTTTTATTTTGGTTATTCAGTAGCCACATGTATTCAGAATCAGAAAAACCTTTATTCACCAAAGACATTTGCATGTTCAGGAATTTGACTCTGAAATGATCCTGCCACAATAAACAGAATATACAGACAGGCACATTAATCAGATTATACGGATAAAATACACTAtataaacaaaagtatgtggacaccccttcaaattagtggattcggctatttcagtcacacccattgctgacaggtatataaaatcgagcacacagccatgcaatctccatagacaaacattggtagtagaatggtcggcgttccaattcaaggggcctgaagagctcagtgactttcaacgtggcaccatcatatgatgtgacctttccaacaagtcagttcggcaATTGTCTGCCCTGCAAGAGcagggctggagtggtgtaaagctcgccaccattggactctggagcagtggaaacgcattctctggagtgatgaatcatgcttcgcaaacgctacctgccccaatgcatagggccaattgtaaagtttggtggaggaggaataatggtctggggctgtttttcatggttcgggctaggccccttagtttcagtgaagggaagtcttaaagctacagtatacaatgacattctagatgattctgtgctaccaactttgtggtaacagtttggggaaggccctttcctgtttcagtatgacaatgcccccgtgcacaaaacaAGGTCCATACGGAAATGGTTTGTTCGAGATTGGTGGAAGAACTTGAATGGCCTACACAAAGCCCTGACCGCCaccctatcgaacacctttgggatgaattggaacgccgactgtgagtcaggcctaatcgcccaacattagtgcccgatctcactaatgctcttgtggctgaatggaagcaagtccccgcagtaatgtttcaacatctagtggaaagccttcccagaagagtggaggctgttatagaagcaaaggggggaccaactctatattaatggtCATGatgttggaatgagatgtttgacgagcaggtgtccacatactttttacaGACCGCACTATGAACACTATAAtctacattataaactgggtggtttgagccctgaatgctgattgggtgaaagccgtggtatatcagaccgtataccataggtaccgtatgacaaaacatttatgtttactgctctaattacgttggtaacgtTGGTTACCAGAAGTAAACATAAAtgttagcaataaggcacctctggggtttgtgatataaGGCCAATATACCACCGCTAAGGACTGTGTCCtagcactccgcgttgcgtcttgcctaagaacagcccttagccgtggtatattggccatataccacatcccctcgggccttattgcttagtTAGAACTTTGCATGTGGAGACAGATGTACAGTATGAATAAAAGCAATGTTACAGGATG
It includes:
- the LOC115131738 gene encoding chloride intracellular channel protein 1-like, coding for MSDENQPQVELFVKAGSDGQSIGNCPFSQRLFMVLWLKGVTFNVTTVDMKRKPDILKDLAPGAQPPFLLYGTEVKTDTNKIEEFLEENLSPPKYPRMASRNPESNTAGLDVFSKFSAYIKNSNPQLNDNLEKGLLKALKKLDDYLGSPLPEEIDETSADEVTSSARPFLDGQDLTLADCNLLPKLNIVKVVCLKYRTFSVPKSLSNLWRYLDAAYAREEFSSTCPNDTEIHIAYSAVAKALK